Proteins encoded together in one Planctomyces sp. SH-PL14 window:
- the dxs gene encoding 1-deoxy-D-xylulose-5-phosphate synthase codes for MEFELLPLIGSPEELRSLNDAQLEQVAVEIREKLCEIVSDRPAHFASNLGVVELCLALHLTFDFSKDRLIWDTGHQIYPHKLITGRFHEFNTIRRKGGLMGYPHPGESDYDLFMTGHAGASVSTALGLRAGDDLVHPEEGRRSVAVIGDGALPSGVVFEAFNNAAELDKNFLVILNDNKMGICPRVGGLAKYLDHARVAPFYNGLKKDISWLLNKVPFVGEPTKEMLGGIKDAVRNFVHGGRLFEELGFRYIGPVDGHDLKSLREYLEMVKDVKGPVLLHVFTEKGRGFKFAEKDPVAFHTPAPFCRSDDDEEGVQFLKKPASRAYTDAVSDAIHAAMERDARVCVLTAAMCEGNKLQKIRADFPNRFFDVGICEGHAVAFAGGMAKAGMRPIVDIYSTFLQRSYDHIFQEVALQNLPVTFCLDRAGVVGADGPTHHGAYDNTYMRSFPNIVVMAPGDEQDVVPMLDLALSHPGPTSIRYPKTNVATVGRTSTQIELGRSEVYRWGEDGMFVAFGVQFIDCVKAAELLKAEGIDVGVINARFLRPLDTEVIFKAIESSGFVITVEESTLNGGFGSAVLEAANDAGLDTRNVRRVGLPDRFVDVAERAEQLAEVGLDIAGLAKTARALHQARAGVAVGHPS; via the coding sequence TCCGCGAGAAGCTCTGCGAGATCGTCTCCGACCGCCCGGCCCACTTTGCCAGCAACTTGGGCGTCGTGGAACTGTGCCTCGCGCTGCACCTGACGTTCGACTTCTCCAAGGACCGGCTGATCTGGGACACGGGACACCAGATCTACCCGCACAAGCTGATCACCGGCCGGTTCCACGAGTTCAATACGATCCGCCGCAAGGGGGGCCTGATGGGCTATCCCCACCCCGGCGAGAGCGATTACGACCTGTTCATGACCGGCCACGCCGGCGCGTCGGTCTCGACCGCCCTGGGACTGCGGGCGGGCGATGACCTCGTCCATCCGGAAGAGGGACGCCGGTCAGTCGCGGTCATCGGCGACGGCGCGCTGCCGTCGGGAGTCGTGTTCGAGGCGTTCAACAACGCGGCCGAGCTCGACAAGAATTTCCTCGTCATCCTCAACGACAACAAGATGGGGATCTGTCCCCGCGTTGGGGGACTGGCGAAGTATCTCGATCACGCCCGCGTCGCGCCGTTCTACAACGGTCTCAAGAAGGACATCTCCTGGCTCCTCAACAAGGTGCCGTTCGTCGGCGAGCCGACGAAGGAGATGCTGGGCGGGATCAAGGACGCGGTCCGAAACTTCGTCCACGGCGGCCGGCTCTTTGAGGAGCTCGGGTTCCGCTACATCGGGCCGGTCGACGGCCACGACCTCAAGTCGCTCCGCGAATACCTGGAGATGGTCAAGGACGTGAAGGGGCCGGTCCTCCTGCACGTCTTCACCGAGAAGGGGCGGGGCTTCAAGTTTGCCGAGAAGGACCCGGTGGCGTTCCACACACCGGCGCCGTTCTGCCGCTCGGACGACGACGAAGAAGGGGTCCAGTTCCTCAAGAAGCCCGCCTCCCGGGCCTACACCGACGCCGTCAGCGACGCCATCCACGCCGCGATGGAGCGGGACGCGCGGGTCTGCGTGCTGACCGCCGCCATGTGCGAGGGGAACAAGCTCCAGAAGATCCGCGCCGATTTCCCGAACCGGTTCTTCGACGTCGGGATCTGCGAAGGCCACGCGGTCGCCTTCGCCGGCGGGATGGCCAAGGCGGGGATGCGGCCGATCGTCGACATCTACAGCACGTTCCTGCAGCGGAGCTACGACCACATCTTCCAGGAAGTGGCGCTCCAGAACCTGCCGGTAACGTTCTGCCTCGACCGGGCCGGCGTCGTCGGGGCCGACGGTCCGACGCACCACGGGGCGTACGACAACACCTACATGCGGAGTTTTCCGAACATCGTCGTCATGGCTCCCGGCGACGAACAGGACGTGGTCCCGATGCTCGATCTGGCCCTCTCGCATCCGGGCCCGACGTCGATCCGTTACCCGAAGACCAACGTCGCCACGGTCGGCCGGACCTCGACGCAGATCGAGCTTGGCCGTTCGGAAGTCTACCGCTGGGGTGAGGACGGGATGTTCGTCGCCTTCGGCGTTCAGTTCATCGACTGCGTGAAGGCGGCGGAACTGCTGAAGGCCGAGGGGATTGACGTCGGCGTCATCAACGCCCGGTTCCTCCGCCCGCTTGACACCGAGGTGATCTTCAAGGCGATCGAGTCGAGCGGATTCGTCATCACGGTCGAGGAGAGCACGCTGAACGGCGGCTTCGGTTCGGCGGTCCTGGAGGCGGCGAACGATGCCGGCCTCGACACGCGGAACGTGCGTCGCGTCGGCCTGCCGGACCGGTTCGTGGACGTCGCCGAACGAGCGGAGCAGCTTGCGGAAGTCGGCCTCGACATCGCCGGGCTGGCCAAGACCGCCCGGGCGCTGCATCAGGCCCGCGCCGGAGTGGCTGTCGGACATCCGTCGTAG
- a CDS encoding type II toxin-antitoxin system RelE/ParE family toxin: protein MRYRVVILPRAKLRIRQAVDFYLERSRSVDVASRWLNGLSRELALLAESPERFPLARESDAFDFPIRELLYGSGREKTHRVLFRIIESTVEVLTVRHRAQHDVAPDEL from the coding sequence ATGCGCTATCGGGTCGTCATTCTGCCGCGGGCCAAGCTCCGGATTCGACAGGCCGTAGACTTCTACCTGGAGCGGTCGCGATCGGTGGACGTCGCGTCACGCTGGCTGAACGGCTTATCGCGAGAACTCGCTCTCCTCGCCGAGTCTCCCGAGCGGTTTCCGTTGGCCCGGGAGAGCGACGCGTTCGACTTTCCGATTCGCGAGCTGCTGTATGGAAGCGGCCGCGAAAAGACGCATCGCGTGCTGTTCCGAATCATAGAATCGACCGTCGAGGTTTTGACGGTCCGTCATCGGGCGCAACACGATGTCGCGCCCGATGAGCTTTAG
- a CDS encoding 3-oxoacyl-ACP synthase III produces the protein MRYENVCVEGFTCLLPPNVVTSEQIEQRLSPVYERLGLHSGRLELMTGIRERRHFDADARPGVMSAKCAERAVRMSGIDRSEIGVLIHGSVCRDQMEPATACSVHHAIGLPASALAMDISNACLGLLNGMVIIANMIELGQIRAGIVVGTEIGLPLVEGTIDRLLKDPNVTRQSLKLELASLTIGSSSAAVVLCDRSLSRTGTRLIGGACFADTASHELCAGGDSTLSCGDNRPQMSTDSETLLHAGVTLATRTWAELRRSLGWTNEMVDKVFTHQVGKAHRKLLLQRLGLREELDYPTVELLGNTGAAALPTAVALGVGAGHVTPGDRVALLGIGSGLNSVMLGLQWGQVS, from the coding sequence ATGCGTTACGAAAACGTCTGTGTTGAGGGGTTTACCTGCCTGCTGCCGCCGAATGTGGTGACGTCAGAGCAGATCGAGCAGCGGCTGTCGCCTGTCTACGAGCGGCTGGGGCTGCATTCCGGCCGGCTGGAGCTGATGACCGGGATCCGGGAGCGGCGGCACTTTGATGCCGATGCGCGGCCCGGAGTCATGAGTGCCAAGTGCGCGGAGCGGGCGGTCCGGATGTCGGGGATCGACCGGAGTGAGATCGGGGTTCTGATCCACGGGTCGGTCTGTCGCGACCAGATGGAGCCGGCGACTGCGTGCTCCGTTCACCATGCGATCGGCCTGCCGGCTTCGGCTCTGGCGATGGACATCAGCAATGCCTGTCTGGGTCTGCTGAACGGGATGGTCATAATCGCCAACATGATCGAGCTCGGTCAGATCCGGGCGGGGATCGTGGTGGGGACGGAGATCGGTCTGCCGCTCGTCGAAGGGACGATTGACCGGCTGCTGAAGGATCCGAATGTCACCCGGCAGTCGCTCAAGCTGGAGCTGGCGTCGCTGACGATCGGGTCGAGCTCGGCGGCGGTTGTGCTGTGCGACCGGAGTTTGAGCCGGACGGGGACGCGGCTGATCGGCGGGGCGTGCTTTGCCGATACGGCGAGTCACGAGTTGTGCGCCGGTGGCGACAGCACTTTGAGCTGCGGTGACAATCGGCCGCAGATGAGCACGGATTCCGAGACCCTGCTGCATGCCGGCGTGACGCTGGCGACGCGGACGTGGGCGGAACTGCGGCGGTCGCTCGGGTGGACCAACGAGATGGTGGACAAGGTGTTCACGCATCAGGTCGGAAAGGCGCACCGGAAGCTGTTGCTGCAACGGCTGGGGTTGCGGGAGGAGCTGGACTATCCGACGGTGGAGCTTCTTGGCAACACCGGGGCTGCGGCGTTGCCGACCGCGGTGGCGCTCGGCGTCGGAGCGGGGCATGTCACGCCTGGTGATCGTGTGGCGCTGCTGGGGATCGGGAGTGGTCTCAACAGTGTGATGCTGGGTCTGCAGTGGGGTCAGGTGAGCTGA
- a CDS encoding 6-pyruvoyl trahydropterin synthase family protein has product MFRVSQEIEFCYGHRLLNYSGKCRHLHGHNGRAVIVMEGAQLDDRGMLIDFGDIKSAIRTWIDDELDHRMILCERDPALAFLRSQGEPIFTIQDNPTAENIARLIYDYAVSHGFPVVEVSLWETPRSCATYRKVEP; this is encoded by the coding sequence ATGTTTCGCGTCAGCCAGGAAATCGAGTTCTGTTACGGTCATCGGCTGCTGAACTACAGCGGCAAGTGCCGGCATCTGCACGGTCACAACGGCCGGGCCGTGATCGTGATGGAAGGGGCCCAGCTCGATGACCGCGGGATGCTGATCGACTTCGGCGATATCAAGTCCGCGATCCGGACCTGGATCGACGATGAGCTCGATCACCGGATGATCCTCTGCGAGCGGGATCCGGCGCTGGCGTTTCTGCGGTCGCAGGGTGAGCCGATCTTCACGATCCAGGACAACCCGACGGCGGAGAACATCGCCCGGTTGATCTACGACTATGCCGTCAGTCACGGCTTTCCGGTCGTGGAGGTCTCGCTCTGGGAGACGCCCCGGTCGTGTGCGACGTACCGGAAGGTCGAGCCGTAG
- a CDS encoding DUF309 domain-containing protein, whose product MDDIEKEQAERFDEAIRLFDAEEFFACHDVLEELWSETYSESRDFLQGLIHAAVALFHFGEGNLSGARKMYESHVRYLKPYLPSYAGLDLTGFERAMEDCFAELIHAGREYPHGARLPADRIPRLSGFRQPPLPDSSGPPLL is encoded by the coding sequence ATGGACGACATCGAGAAGGAGCAAGCGGAACGATTCGACGAAGCCATTCGGCTATTCGACGCCGAAGAGTTCTTCGCCTGTCACGACGTCCTCGAAGAGCTCTGGTCCGAAACCTATTCCGAGTCTCGCGACTTCCTGCAGGGACTGATCCACGCCGCGGTGGCCCTGTTCCACTTCGGCGAGGGAAACCTGTCCGGGGCCCGCAAGATGTACGAGTCCCACGTCCGGTATCTGAAACCCTATCTCCCTTCCTATGCCGGCCTCGACCTGACCGGGTTCGAGCGGGCGATGGAGGACTGTTTCGCCGAGCTGATCCACGCTGGACGCGAGTATCCCCACGGAGCCCGGCTCCCCGCCGACCGGATCCCGCGTCTCTCCGGATTCCGACAGCCCCCGTTGCCGGACTCCTCCGGGCCTCCCCTCCTCTGA